CTAGCAAATCCAGTCCAATCTGCTCCTCCCACGTTAGTTTTGGCCTACCTCTACTCCTCCTTCCCTCCACATTGAGATTTTCTATGCTTCTAACTGTGGCTGTCGTTCGTCTCCTCCtaacatgcccaaaccatctcaaccCCTCCTCCCTTATTTTATCTGATATACTAGCTACCCCTAATCTATCGCTAAAAACCTTATTTCTTATCTTGTCTAGCCTAGTTGTCCACACATCCACCTCAACATCCCCATCTCTACTACCTCTAGCCTACGCGCCTACGACTTCTTGATAGCCTAACAATCTGTTCCATATAACATGGCTGGTCTAATTGCAACCCTATAAAACTTCCCATTTAGTTTAACTGGGAACCTTTTATCGCATAATACACCACTGGCTGCTTTCCACTTACACCATCCAACTTGGACGCGATGGGCTACGTCACTATCTATCTCTTCATCACTTTGTACAAATGACCCTTGATATTTGAACTTGGTTGCATGTGGGACCACTTGGCCCTCTATGTTGATCCGATGTCCTCTCCATCGCCTGCACCACTGAAATTAAAATAAAGGTACTCGGTTTTAGAACGACTTATCTTTAAACCTTTTCCCACCAAAGCTGCTCGCCACTCCTCTAGCTTCACATTTAGGCTCTGTTTACTGTCCGCAAGTAACACAATATCatccgcaaaaaaaaaaaaaaaacaaacatcatGGAACAATCTTCGGAATTGATTTTGACAGCTCGTCCGTCCAGCACAACCGCAAAAAGAAACGGACTCAATGCAGACCCTTGGTGGAGTCCTACCTCCACAGGGAAGAAATCAGTATCCCCTACTTGCGCACGAACACTAGTTTCAGTTCCAACATACGTATCCTTAACTATGTCTATATACGTCGTAGGAATGCTTCTACCCTCTAAACTATCCCAAATCAATTTAGAAagcaaaaaaatgaaaataaaataagatTTGTAATTGAAGATGAATGTTTATATACATTTGAGCTAAACATGAAATATTGGATTTAACTGGTCAATTACACTTAGTAAAGTGTGTTCGAATTTTGGATTAGGTAAATATTGTCATTAGACGAGTCAATAGTTCAAGGTGACAATAAACTTACAACTACTTAATGACGAGCATAAATGTGCTTAATCAAGTTTACTCGCATGTGATATTAATTATTTAGGGAGTAATATATTATCATAATCGTTAACATAAACTGAATTTTGACTTAAAAACGAGTGGGTCGAAGCTAGTGTTCAAAATATAAAAACTTTCATTTCGGTTTgatatatgtatattttatatCACGAGTT
This genomic stretch from Helianthus annuus cultivar XRQ/B chromosome 8, HanXRQr2.0-SUNRISE, whole genome shotgun sequence harbors:
- the LOC110869870 gene encoding uncharacterized protein LOC110869870, producing the protein MAQKVALELESLIVERRSIVFWSLEGRSIPTTYIDIVKDTYVGTETSVRAQVGDTDFFPVEVGLHQGSALSPFLFAVVLDGRAVKINSEDCSMIKQSLNVKLEEWRAALVGKGLKISRSKTEYLYFNFSGAGDGEDIGST